The genome window CCTCAGACTACTGAAAGGACCTTGTAGAATAAGCAACCATTAACCTAGATAATTCTTAGTAAAATTACAGATAAAGGGCTGATGATGGCTCATAAGGGTTAGGTAACTACCTGAACTCTCCCGCCTCTGATAGTGGCTAAAATATTAGATGCATTTGTATACTTCATATTAAACAGTAGACTCCCAATTTTATAAGAATGCCTCTTTGTTGGCCACAAGGTGCACTAGTTATAGAAATCCATTTTGAATTATTTGCTTCTATGTTAGATAATTCAGAACTTTGTATGAAAATGAGATACTGTCAAATTTCTTGCTGTGTTGATAGTAGATATATGTTGCATTTGAGACTTGGAGGTTCTTCTGATAAGTGGCAAGACATTTTCTCAGTATCCAATTTTAACAATTATTAAGGTATTGTATACTTTTGGGTTACTCTTGGAGATTATTTATGGACTCTACTTTTTTTCTTGAATgttcattgaaaatgatttttaatgATAATTAGATTAAAGTTGCTAGTTACTTGCTTTATTTACTACGATATGTAACTAAATAAATTAACATTATAAATGAGTTTCATGTTCTTGATTCATTCGTATGCATGGTGAAAATATTGCAGATATGTGTATATATGCCTGTGcgcactcacacacacacacacacccatatatatgtatatgtatgtatatatgtgtatatatatatgtatatgtatgtatatataatatatgtgtatatatatatatgtatatatatgtatatatatgtatgtatatatatattggaaatattttttttcatatccatgtcattttatctttttattttcaatattaGGCATATCAGCATGTTAGCTTCATGTTGTTTTGGTTTCTTGCAACCTTACCCATGCTTCATTAAAAATTCTAAAATCTAGCCTGAGAAAACACTGGTATACCTAAGTTAAAGATAGCTTGTTATGCCATTGTTTATTTTCTCCCTACTGCCTTGCAAGGCCTTGAGGGGAGTGTCATGTTTTGATGGGTGATTTTCTAGTTTATACTGTTTTTGCTTGTGGCTGCAGATGTATGCAAAAACATAAACAATGTATCTAAGTGAGCCATCATGGTTAATTACTTGTTATTCTTCACTCTTCATGGTGGAAACAAGAAAAAATGTGAAAAAAAGGAAATTATATGTCTGTATGTACATATGCAAAAGGTTAGTTTCAATAATTAATTCCTATTATATGTATGAGTTCAGTTAAATTTCTGTCTAATATGCCTGTGATAGGTGTGCTGGTTATAGAATGATTTATCACTTAAAATTATGGTTCATTAGCAGATTATTACATAGTGGTTATGCCATTTTTTTCTGCAGAAGGTCCAGTCAACTTTCAATTTCAGTAGTTTTTATGCCTCATGCATATTTAAATAGCATAGAGATCTTATGATATATCAAAGTGTGGCAATTATCCATCTTGTTTATGCATAGACCCATAAATATCCATTAGTAACTTAATACTGGAGAATTTGGTAATTATGAAATCTGCTTTTATATTCCATATTTAATCCATTGCAGGTAAAAGTCTGTGACATCTGTGGAGATTCAGGTCAGGAGGAGTTGCTTGCTATTTGTAGCAGGTGCAGTGATGGTGCAGAGCATACGTAAGTTTATAGTGCTTGAGTTTTTCATATGAGATGCTTTTCATTGGAATATCATGTTTAATGGAAATTTGCTTTTGATCAGTTACTGTATGCGAATAATGTTGGATAAAGTTCCTGAAGGTGAGTGGTTATGTGAAGAATGTCAACTCAAAGAGGATGAAAATCAAATGATAGGAAAATCTGAAGCACAATTTGAAGCAGTAGAAGCACCATGCTTAGATACAGACAGACAGAATATTGAAAGCACATCAAAAAGTTTGCCTTGTGTAGAAAATAAGGCAGTTGATCCAGACATTAAAATAGATAATAAAGAACTAGGTAGCTCAATTTCATCTAAGATGAAGGGGGAGAATTCAGAGGCTACTTCTGTTACAAAGGAAAAAATCTTTGAAGCATGCAGTCCTTCCACTGGGACAAGCATTCCAAGCAAACCTAATCTGCTATCACATGAGAACTCCTTCAGCAAACCTGATTTTGTTCAGGTAAAACCATCTGCCTTGATTACATCTTGTAGTCAGTCAGAAGGTATCTCTCGGCCTGTTGCTCACTCGAAAACGTCTTCTGATCCTGATGCATCCAAGCCACATGCACATATTGAGCCACCAAGAGGTAATTTTGTATTGCTATATTGATTGTGCATTTCCTTTTTCTGTTCTCAATTGGACAATTCTGTTTTATCATTCCTACTTCTACATGTTCGTAAAATTTTCAAATTGTAATTTGGTTTGTACCAGGACCTCTATCAAAGTCAGTTTCTTTTAACAACTTAAAAGTGCCAAAAGTAAAACAGTTGCTGGTGAGTATTCCtcagaataaaaaaatgataaaggaATCTAACTCAAGCAGCTCAAGAAAAGGACCGTCACAAACAATCACAAAATCTGCTTCATTTAGAAATGAGAGTTCAATCGTCCCCAGTGTCAAGACAATGAGCAAGTCGCAGTCACTTAACTCACCGCAGCCTGATAATCCTAGAGGCGTGCAACAAGCGAAAGAAAGGAGTGTAGTAGATAAAAAAACTTCTACAGCCAATTGCCGCTTTGTCAATCCTTCAGTATCTGCCACCAGTGTTTTTTCTCCAAAAATCAACTCAAAGGTTCAACAGTATGATGACAAATTAAAAAGGGCATCTGATTCAAGCAATACTGGCAACAATAGGGTTTCAATTGATGCAACTAGTTCAGGTAAATAAAACTTCTGTTTTGACTTTGTAGTTTGTCTGTTTTCTGTTCATCATCATTTTAGTTAAATTATAACTGAACATTTTGGGGTTCCTTAGCTAATGAAGTGAAGCAGCAGCCGTCATCATGTCTTTCACGAGCTTCTGGAAGGACATCTTCAATGAGATTATGCAAGAATGAAGATCAAAAGCTTTTTCAACTTGTTCCCAAGGTACTTGTTCCTACTTGAATCTTTGTGTTGCTTATTACATGTTGCAGTATCCTAACTCAGCGACAATCCAATGAACCTCAGCCTGCAGAACTGACACATAGGGATGATAAAACCAAGGACCATACCTCTTTAAGCAACTCTAGGCAGGGTGCTTCAGTTGGCGATCGATTGCAACATTTCCAAAGGTGTAAAGAAACAGATCATTCAGCACAGTTCTGTGCTGTGGACAAGCTTCGCATGTCTGCCGTGAAGCCTTCTTCTGAACAAAGTTTAAGGGATATGGATAACAGAAGCATCAAGTCGAAAGATGCAGTCGAGGTGTTGAGTTGGAAATTTGGAACAAAAAGAAGTGTTAGATCACCGGATCAATCTGAGGAAGTTTCTTTGTCCGGTACTGATGTAAATTCGGAATCAACATCTAGCGATTTTACATCTAATTTTTTAAGTTCTGGAAACCTGCCTATGGTGGAAGGTGCTGCTGATGTGCACAATTTTAGCAAAGCAACAAATTCCATCCACATGAAGCAGAAAATGGATGACCATAAGAAAACTATAATTTGTTCTAGAGAAGGAGCATCTCTTGATGCTGCAGATGACCTGAACATGAAGCCAATCATACAAATCTTGCTTGATCAAGCTTCGTTTCCAACACATCCATTAAAAGCTTCAGTAATTCCAGAGCTCGAGTACATTTGGCAGTATGATTTGTTTTTCTTTCTAGTTCATGCAGTGCATTTTGATTCGTGTTTAATTATTGATCTTGTAGATGATTCGATACCATTAGTAGGAAGTCCAGCattatgattctttctacttttgtTTATTTTGTGCAGGGGTGCTTTTGAGGTGTTGAGAACTGCCAAGCCTCCTGCACTTTTTGATGGCATTCAGGCTCACTTGTCGGCTTATGTCTCacctaaagcacttgaagtggcAACACACTTTCCTTGCAAGGTCCAACTGGAAGAAGTACCTCGCCTAAACTCATGGCCTTTACAGTTTTATGAAAACAGCCCCAAAGAAGAAAACATTGCTCTTTTCTTCTTTGCTAAAGATACTGAAAGGTCATTTCATTGAGTATTCTTTTCATTGTGAATTATCGTAGGATCTATATGTTGATGCAGTATTTTATGTTTAATTATGCTTCATCTTGTGCAGTTATGACAAATACTATTGGAAGCTGTTGGAAAATATGCTAAAAAATGATTTAGCTCTCATAGGCAATATAGATGCAGTGGAACTTCTTATATTCCCATCAAATGTATTGCCAGAGAACTCCCAACGTAAGCAACAGCTTTAACTCTAATAACCGACACTAGAGGGAGAATGGAGGGAGTTACCTTTGCATAGTCTGTTGTATAAGCTTCACAATCTTCATGCTTGATGCAATTTTATGTGGTACAAATATCATCTGACTTACTGGCTGCTCTCTGCTATTTCAGGTTGGAACAAGTTATTTTATCTTTGGGGTGTATTTAGAGGAAGAAATAAAAGAAGCTTCACGAACCTGCCTGATCTGGAGAAAAAACCTTCTATTTCCAATTTGAACTTGGAACCTACTGTCCGTGATCTGCCTACCCCAGCTGTTTCTGGACTTTGTAGCTCTATTGATATATCTGATGAGAATTCTCAGAAGTTGTCAAGGTCTGACAGATCACCCAAGGCAAAGTCATCTAAATTTGGTAACTGCATTGATCTTCAGAATATTCCAACATCAGGAGATGAGAATGAGGTTCTCAACTCAGAGCAGCCTCTTGTTCAGAAGGCCTTTCATCAGGCCATTGCTGATGATAAAGTGCTAACAGAGCAGGCTTCATGCTCGCTTCCTGCAAGCTGCTCATTGAAGAACATCAGCCAGCTTCCTAGTGTCACTATTGCTTATCCAGAGCCAAACCCTCAGATTCCTTGTGCCCCTCTTGCTTATCCAGAGCTAAAGCCTAACATTAATAGTGGCCCTGTTGGTTATTCAGAGCCAAAGCTCCAGATAGACATTGAACGATTGCCTATAGAAATGGAAAATGAGCCCACTAGCCTggtaagttcttttttttttccaaattctGGTGCATATCTCATGGCCTCGTACTTTTTCCAATATCATTTATGTGCCAATGGAATTTGGTTCAAGGGGCATCTTGCAATTACCTCTGGAAATGATTTGCATCTTTAAAACCAATGATGGATCCTTTATATACTAGCTCACATTGTTGTTTTAATGAACAACTAGGATCTTTCTAAACATATACAAAATGCTAGATGCCTGTATTCCTTAGCCTGAATATGATATCTTATCCGACAGTTTTTCTTTGAATCCTTGCATTTTGGTTAAGAGAATGATTATGttatattatatgtataataaaatcacaattgtccttcggTCAGATGCTCAATGCCAACACCAAATGCATCATGAGTCTCATGGTGATGCACTGATCTTAGTGGGGTTGGCTTTGATGCCTTTGCTACTGACCTTATTTTCACTCAAAAGAGCTAATTAGACTTTTTATTCAGATATCATGAGAACCTTTTAAGATGGTATGAACATGTCCATTAGAGGTTTATAGATGCCCCATTCGGATGAGATCAAGGTACTCCATTTTGTTCAGACCGGTTTGCACTAACCAGTTTACTGGTCTGGGCATGAACCGGGGGGGCAGTGCAGGCCTTTTTTTAACTATGGATTTGGGTTTGTTTCCACCCTTTCTTGGTACCTCAGTACGTTTTGTTGTACAGTGTCACTGTATACCAGCATGGACCAGACCCATGCTGGCCCGACCATGGACCTGTGTGGGTCCAATAATCAAAATGTCAATCCTTggataagatgatttgattatggTTAGTCGTGCAAAGAGAGGTGGAGGGATACTTGACAAAACTTCATTTGAAGCAACGAATAAGATTCAATCTTTTAGCTGGACAATAATATTGTAATAAATAGAGTTCAGTGGTAGGAAATGTAATCCATGTAGCATTGGGATATTACAGCTTCTTGTATTTCATGGTGCTATAAATCCCAATTCATTCATGTACAGGTCCTTGATGGTTAACTAAATCCTTTTCCCCatctgaaatgtgtttttctctaCAAACAGGTTACTTGATATGTATATGATATTCACCCAGTCTATTATCAAAGCTGATTGACCTTTTCAAAGATAATGATGCTTTAGTTCTATCATTATTACAATCTTAAAACAACAGTTAAAACAAACACAAGAAAAAAGGCATATTAGTCCTCTGATTTATGGAGGACAAATTGGACTTCTGACTTTGCCTCTTTTTTGTGCTCTGAGGAGCATGTGTTGGTATGTAACAGACTTCTGAGTTAATATAATTTTTCCTTTTGAAAAAAAGGCATACGaatcaaaaaaaggaaaaaaaatgctcTTGTTCATAATTTAGTTCTGCTCAACAAAACTTGTTTGCATGTAAGCATAACCTGATTGGTTTTTCCCATGCATGGAATTATGAGAAAATTCAGAAATATCAAGTACATAGATGTGGTAGGATAAAGTTAGAAACAAGGATACACAGTTTCCTGGAGCTGTAATTGAACTTTGTCAAGCTTTTACTCAACATCTGTCAGCTTGTCTTCTTTTGCTTTGGTAGCTGCATCAAGGTAAATGGAGGAGCAGAAGTCAAGTGTTATTTAGTCAGTCTAATCAAGAATTTTACCTTAGATTGATATAGTTTTTAACAAagtatgcaatttcgtaccgtatcggagtttcgacgttcgctcggtacggtacgaaactgtataccgagcagtatactgTTCGATATATCGctcggaatatatatatatactctcttCTCTCAGGCTGGGCGACGTCTCTGCGACGTCACCTTTTACTTCTCCCATGCGGGTGACATCGCGTCACCGAAAAAGGCGACCCAACgttgcctttatatatatatatatatatatatatcgttccgtcCAGTAAgggacggtccgtgtaccggtaagctgacggatcggtacgtaccgcctgtaccggatggtattattcgaaattgcatatctTGGTTTTTAAATCTCATATGTGATTAACCAATCTAGCAGATCCCAGGACAAAAAGGAATGGCTGAAAAATATTAAGAATTAATAGAACTAAAATATGCATAAGTCATTTATTCTGCATATTTGAACAGAGTTGGGCCAACCTTCACTTGAACCTGGGACCAGAGTTGAATAAATAAACCTGATGGGCCATCAAAATTGTGGGTCTAAAATGATGGGCTACTTCTGTATAATCTGCTGTTACTTGCTGAGTTGATGAGCCGGCCATGCTCTTTGCATCAGTAGTTGTTTCACCAAGAAATAACTTACTAATCATGGTGATTAATCTATGTCATTGAATTTGCATCATCTGGCACTAGAGAGTTAGAGACCATTGGTGGAGTTGGAGACGAGTTTTACCTCAGTCTTGAAGGTTCTCTTTGTTTGTTTGTCATTTTTAGTTGATCACGTATCTTTGATGATGCTGTTCTCatttttttaatgattcaatTCTCGTGCTAGTAATAACACATGATAATGCCTTTATGTTTTTCTCAAACACATTCTGAGGCATATTCTGGAAGGTCTGCATGCATGGGCTGCCTTGCATTTTCCTATAATTTTTTCTTCACTTGGTCTACTCGCTGGTGGACATGCAAATGTCTTATCTTCCTCCAAAGAAAAGATACATGCTGTTGAAGTGTTGGTGCTAACTTAAATCAAGTTTGTATTGTTATTTTATCATGTCTTTTTCTGTTGGTCCTTTAATCTCACCCGTTTGGTTATCGTGTTGTTTTATGTCAGGACAAACTTGCTAATGATTTAGACAGCAAAAATGATTCCGAACATCATGTTCATGCCAGTGGTACAAAAATTAGTAACTGTGAAGACCCAGCATATTTGTTTTCATTAAATTGCTGTCAAGGTGAGTTGTCTTAAGGTTCATTTTGTGATATACCATATACTCTTCTCATATTGTCTCTACTTCTTTGAACAGGCAATGAAACAGATCTTCAGAGAATCAAGCAGAAAGAGAATTTTATAACGAGTGAAGTTGTTTTGTACAGTCAACGATCAGAAAATGTTGTACAAGTAGACAGTCTTAGCTGGGAATCAAAGCCTAATCGGAAACGTGCACAACCCAGCTCAGTGGAAATGATAAGAAATTCTGCTGGTCATATGTTAAAACCCACTGCTGATGCAATGCAGTGGAAAGACGAGGCAAGCTGCACATCTTTGAGTGCTGAGCAACACAAAAAGACGAGGCTTGATAATGGAGGGCATGCTGCTTGTAGACTTAAGGAAGAAACTCTAAGCAGTAAATTATCTTCAAAGATACAACCTTTACCATCTGGCTTAATAAATGACAGCGTCTACCATGAGAATGTATCTGAAAGCTTAAGAAATGCTGAAAGATACTTCCCAATTGATTTAAGCCGTGCAACAAGTGCAAAGGAAGACAAGTTAATATATGTTCTTTCTTCGGATGATGAAGATTCACCTGAATCTAGTGCCCCGGATCTTGAATTAGCTTTGGGGGGAAACAGGGGACCAATAAAACAGGACACCTTGCCTTTGTTATCTACACAAGTTGTGCAGGGTAATCTAGACAAGATGCCTGCTACTGCAGCGGATGATGGTGATGGTTCAACAGCTTTGCTTTCGCTCTCGCTAGCTTTTCCTTCTTCTGATAGGGCACAGACTGCCAAACCGATTTCCCAGACACAGCAACTTTTGCCTGATAAGCCTTGTATTAACACTTCTTTGCTTCTTTTTGGTGGCTATACAGATTCAGAGCACATATAGCTTGTAAGTTATTACCTGCAAGTGTAGCCAGAATATAGTTTCTTAAGATTACAAAGCATGATGAGGGCGCATGGCCATCTGTCCACTAGCCATAAATCGCTCCATTGCTTTTAACTCCTATTTTCTGTTGTTGCTCTTGTGTGCAGTCACCATGGTTTAGTGTATAAGAGAAGGCTGACCAGTATCTGGTTATTTGGgctccattgatatgttccatgtAAGTTAGTTATCTAGCTTTCATGTGTTATTTGGCTCTCTCTAAAGTTTGCAAAAAGTATGTGAACTAATGCATTTCTAGGTATAAATTCTTATTGAGGTGCAGTCTTCTCCCTGAGAATGAAGAGGCATGACAATATCAGCATCATACTTCATCCTTGAGCCAGCTGGGTCCACTAGATGTACTCATGGTACATATTTGCTTGCTGAAGTGTGGTTAGTTTACTACTGCTCCACTTCCCCTTCCTGATGCTAATTACCAGATTGGAGCTTTCACTGTCTTGTACTTACAGCATTGGACAATTATCATGGGCCCTAGGTGCAGCAGATAACTCAGAACAATACCTGAAAAAGTACATTAGAGAGATTGAAGTTAAGTCCAATATTGTCATTATATCTTGTTTATAGTTCTTATTTAAGTTTTCAGGGTTAGGTTTCGAGTCCAGTTCATACTtgcagcagaatgtaaatgccatCATTCCCTGTATTTAGTACATAGTTAAAAAATCGAGAGAGCTCTGGAAAATAAGCCGAGATGCATCCAGTCATGCCCAAGTAGTTTTTTACATGCTGGTGGATTATGGAAGCTAAGGTAGTGTTCTTAAAGTTCAATGTACATGGATGCTGAGGTGTCTAGCTTGTAGATTTTTTCGGTCAAgcggcaagttttttttttttgtctccttACCCACATGTTTCCTTTTAAGTGTCGGCACAAGATTAACATTTCAGAGTTTGTAATCATAATTTTGTTGTTACATTTTAGTTTTGTTGGAAAGAACCTGTGCTTGTATCTCATTTTGACAAACACATTACTCTCTAGAGTATCTGGATTGAGTTTTGACCTGTGTTTTCTGCAGGAGTAAAACAAATGAAAACCAGATATCCAAGTACTTAGCTGATCTGTTAGTTTCACTTTGTTGTCCTGCTTCCATTCTACCGACTGCAGGTTCGATGCATTTAAAATGTGAGTTATTATTTTTAGCTGTTCCATTTGGTTGCATCTCCTGCCCTACTAGCCAGGCATTAGTTGAAAAGTCTGACAAGTTTTTGACATGGAATCCAAATAGAGAACCAACTAAATGAAAGGATACCATATCCAAGTTGAGGAATTTGTGAAATAGACTCTTTGCTGATACTTCAGGCTGCATCATCCACCATATTTATCAAGTTGAGGAATTCCTATGGATAAATAGTATTATCTTCATGTTTTAGGAGATGTTCTAATGGCTCGCCTTGTATGTAATGTTTGAATGaaaaaaagtttatgaaaaatatattaaaaaagctagtattttattttttatttttgatctcTGTTATAGATAAATTATGAGAATAtagggttttttatttttttttgaaagagGTGGCAAACATATATCACTGTTGTTGAGAAACCAATAGTTGTGACACAGTATTCTCCTATGGTTTTACTGTTGAAGAAGTGGTTTTCTAGTCCATTTTTGTGACAATAACTAAGTGATAGATCTGTATCTGTGGTCTTTTCAATCATCAGATATAACACTTGATGAAGACATCATTATCTGAGTTTTGAAACCTACCTTCTTGTGCTGTCTCTATCCACTCCCATGTCTCAAACAGGACCTCATTCCCCTTTCCATCACCTCTTGTGTTCTCAGGTCTTCATGGCCGGTGAGATGAAAACCTCAATGGTCTTTTGATGAGCAATGGAGAAGAGACTCTTCACCACCTTATGAAACAACAGCATCAA of Musa acuminata AAA Group cultivar baxijiao chromosome BXJ2-3, Cavendish_Baxijiao_AAA, whole genome shotgun sequence contains these proteins:
- the LOC135581053 gene encoding protein PARALOG OF AIPP2-like isoform X2 yields the protein MESKIEGGPSGISSRKEDDSCSYIATSSHVVKSRVYDKQKSACSETSHLLSSSSSHDSSIENSEIKETFRESVEHDASENVVISSKVTLDTVEDNNYLQEQTSSTPGSPFSSNGSKPADLQQGKTSDITEEKHRRQCPLENDSHVYKDANSAIHSHLGESYDKVISRSTDGLLVKNDEKEIQKEAADDCNNSEVEEDKRSEGNGNYSVKISATCSLRDDILCQKADGIEDPHSSSNTSLKAQLTDSDSLKKGSLTQCSIDDEKFPINRKLVAGNVDVRKDIAHGTSKEDNGESQPQLVSSTADVFLGTEKGDNSRFQPHEEIKGITDVEQPDKPKPTSPISWQPLQPNSECEISAEIEDDVKVCDICGDSGQEELLAICSRCSDGAEHTYCMRIMLDKVPEGEWLCEECQLKEDENQMIGKSEAQFEAVEAPCLDTDRQNIESTSKSLPCVENKAVDPDIKIDNKELGSSISSKMKGENSEATSVTKEKIFEACSPSTGTSIPSKPNLLSHENSFSKPDFVQVKPSALITSCSQSEGISRPVAHSKTSSDPDASKPHAHIEPPRGPLSKSVSFNNLKVPKVKQLLVSIPQNKKMIKESNSSSSRKGPSQTITKSASFRNESSIVPSVKTMSKSQSLNSPQPDNPRGVQQAKERSVVDKKTSTANCRFVNPSVSATSVFSPKINSKVQQYDDKLKRASDSSNTGNNRVSIDATSSANEVKQQPSSCLSRASGRTSSMRLCKNEDQKLFQLVPKPAELTHRDDKTKDHTSLSNSRQGASVGDRLQHFQRCKETDHSAQFCAVDKLRMSAVKPSSEQSLRDMDNRSIKSKDAVEVLSWKFGTKRSVRSPDQSEEVSLSGTDVNSESTSSDFTSNFLSSGNLPMVEGAADVHNFSKATNSIHMKQKMDDHKKTIICSREGASLDAADDLNMKPIIQILLDQASFPTHPLKASVIPELEYIWQGAFEVLRTAKPPALFDGIQAHLSAYVSPKALEVATHFPCKVQLEEVPRLNSWPLQFYENSPKEENIALFFFAKDTESYDKYYWKLLENMLKNDLALIGNIDAVELLIFPSNVLPENSQRWNKLFYLWGVFRGRNKRSFTNLPDLEKKPSISNLNLEPTVRDLPTPAVSGLCSSIDISDENSQKLSRSDRSPKAKSSKFGNCIDLQNIPTSGDENEVLNSEQPLVQKAFHQAIADDKVLTEQASCSLPASCSLKNISQLPSVTIAYPEPNPQIPCAPLAYPELKPNINSGPVGYSEPKLQIDIERLPIEMENEPTSLDKLANDLDSKNDSEHHVHASGTKISNCEDPAYLFSLNCCQGNETDLQRIKQKENFITSEVVLYSQRSENVVQVDSLSWESKPNRKRAQPSSVEMIRNSAGHMLKPTADAMQWKDEASCTSLSAEQHKKTRLDNGGHAACRLKEETLSSKLSSKIQPLPSGLINDSVYHENVSESLRNAERYFPIDLSRATSAKEDKLIYVLSSDDEDSPESSAPDLELALGGNRGPIKQDTLPLLSTQVVQGNLDKMPATAADDGDGSTALLSLSLAFPSSDRAQTAKPISQTQQLLPDKPCINTSLLLFGGYTDSEHI
- the LOC135581053 gene encoding protein PARALOG OF AIPP2-like isoform X1, with the protein product MRNRRERALTELYDATERLSRPEITPILQGTCRIQGPVDECDYGPQRTDSGNFLLETKCLNILEDHHTRAEPGTCNVCSALCSSCLHFNRLSPPMESKIEGGPSGISSRKEDDSCSYIATSSHVVKSRVYDKQKSACSETSHLLSSSSSHDSSIENSEIKETFRESVEHDASENVVISSKVTLDTVEDNNYLQEQTSSTPGSPFSSNGSKPADLQQGKTSDITEEKHRRQCPLENDSHVYKDANSAIHSHLGESYDKVISRSTDGLLVKNDEKEIQKEAADDCNNSEVEEDKRSEGNGNYSVKISATCSLRDDILCQKADGIEDPHSSSNTSLKAQLTDSDSLKKGSLTQCSIDDEKFPINRKLVAGNVDVRKDIAHGTSKEDNGESQPQLVSSTADVFLGTEKGDNSRFQPHEEIKGITDVEQPDKPKPTSPISWQPLQPNSECEISAEIEDDVKVCDICGDSGQEELLAICSRCSDGAEHTYCMRIMLDKVPEGEWLCEECQLKEDENQMIGKSEAQFEAVEAPCLDTDRQNIESTSKSLPCVENKAVDPDIKIDNKELGSSISSKMKGENSEATSVTKEKIFEACSPSTGTSIPSKPNLLSHENSFSKPDFVQVKPSALITSCSQSEGISRPVAHSKTSSDPDASKPHAHIEPPRGPLSKSVSFNNLKVPKVKQLLVSIPQNKKMIKESNSSSSRKGPSQTITKSASFRNESSIVPSVKTMSKSQSLNSPQPDNPRGVQQAKERSVVDKKTSTANCRFVNPSVSATSVFSPKINSKVQQYDDKLKRASDSSNTGNNRVSIDATSSANEVKQQPSSCLSRASGRTSSMRLCKNEDQKLFQLVPKPAELTHRDDKTKDHTSLSNSRQGASVGDRLQHFQRCKETDHSAQFCAVDKLRMSAVKPSSEQSLRDMDNRSIKSKDAVEVLSWKFGTKRSVRSPDQSEEVSLSGTDVNSESTSSDFTSNFLSSGNLPMVEGAADVHNFSKATNSIHMKQKMDDHKKTIICSREGASLDAADDLNMKPIIQILLDQASFPTHPLKASVIPELEYIWQGAFEVLRTAKPPALFDGIQAHLSAYVSPKALEVATHFPCKVQLEEVPRLNSWPLQFYENSPKEENIALFFFAKDTESYDKYYWKLLENMLKNDLALIGNIDAVELLIFPSNVLPENSQRWNKLFYLWGVFRGRNKRSFTNLPDLEKKPSISNLNLEPTVRDLPTPAVSGLCSSIDISDENSQKLSRSDRSPKAKSSKFGNCIDLQNIPTSGDENEVLNSEQPLVQKAFHQAIADDKVLTEQASCSLPASCSLKNISQLPSVTIAYPEPNPQIPCAPLAYPELKPNINSGPVGYSEPKLQIDIERLPIEMENEPTSLDKLANDLDSKNDSEHHVHASGTKISNCEDPAYLFSLNCCQGNETDLQRIKQKENFITSEVVLYSQRSENVVQVDSLSWESKPNRKRAQPSSVEMIRNSAGHMLKPTADAMQWKDEASCTSLSAEQHKKTRLDNGGHAACRLKEETLSSKLSSKIQPLPSGLINDSVYHENVSESLRNAERYFPIDLSRATSAKEDKLIYVLSSDDEDSPESSAPDLELALGGNRGPIKQDTLPLLSTQVVQGNLDKMPATAADDGDGSTALLSLSLAFPSSDRAQTAKPISQTQQLLPDKPCINTSLLLFGGYTDSEHI